The proteins below come from a single Holdemania massiliensis genomic window:
- a CDS encoding WXG100 family type VII secretion target, with protein MRTIAVEPTRLEACAGQIEQLRQEVERTVARLYERVELMAANSWIGRDNLAFTNQIQGYQDDFKRVELLMQQYSEFLKASARSYRQMQEELAAQARGLAN; from the coding sequence ATGAGAACGATTGCGGTAGAACCGACACGACTGGAGGCCTGTGCCGGACAGATTGAACAGCTGCGGCAGGAGGTGGAACGGACGGTAGCGCGGCTGTATGAGCGCGTGGAGCTGATGGCCGCCAACAGCTGGATCGGTCGCGACAACCTGGCCTTTACGAACCAGATTCAGGGCTATCAGGACGATTTCAAACGGGTTGAGCTGTTGATGCAGCAGTACAGCGAATTTCTGAAAGCCTCGGCGCGCAGTTACCGTCAGATGCAGGAAGAACTGGCGGCCCAGGCCCGGGGACTGGCCAATTAA
- the rbfA gene encoding 30S ribosome-binding factor RbfA produces MSVKQERVAQIILKDVTDIIQFSLKDPNVGFVTITDVQVTNDYSYATIYVSFLGKEERKQAGLKALNRAKGFIRSELGKRLSIRKVPDLIFKLDDSLEKGERIESIISKINNEA; encoded by the coding sequence ATGTCTGTCAAACAAGAACGAGTAGCGCAGATTATTCTCAAGGACGTTACGGATATCATTCAGTTTTCGCTGAAGGATCCCAATGTCGGCTTTGTCACGATCACCGATGTGCAGGTGACAAACGACTATTCCTACGCTACAATTTACGTTTCTTTCCTGGGTAAGGAAGAACGCAAGCAGGCGGGCTTGAAGGCACTCAACCGGGCGAAGGGCTTTATCCGCTCGGAGCTGGGCAAGCGGCTTTCAATCCGCAAGGTTCCGGATTTGATTTTCAAGCTGGATGATTCGCTGGAAAAAGGCGAACGCATCGAGTCGATCATTTCCAAAATCAATAACGAAGCATAA
- the infB gene encoding translation initiation factor IF-2 has protein sequence MAKQQRRNNSGRRNHRSNNSNNSYTPRPKMEAVTSITYEEGISVGELAQKMNRNASDIIKLLFMLGKMVTINSSMDDETIELVCMEYGVEVKKEIPVDEDSLEDEVEENPEDLVQRPAIVTIMGHVDHGKTTLLDTIRKTRVVEGEFGGITQHIGAYQVSVQGKKITFLDTPGHEAFTAMRARGAKVTDICIIVVAADDGVMPQTKEAVDHAKAADVPIIVAVNKMDKPAANPERVMNEMSDLGLLPEEWGGDTIFVKCSAKQGEGVQDILETIQVVAEMRELKANPKRNATGTVIEAKLDKGRGPVVTLLVQNGTLHTGDCIVVGACFGKVRKMTDDRGREIKEAKPSTPVEIIGLNDVPVAGDMFKVFDSEKQARAIAERRSQTKIEQERKSSSAMSLDDLARQIEAGEVQEIPVIVKADVQGSAEAVKSSLEKLDVKGVRVNVIRSTAGTISESDVMLASASKAMIYGFNVRPDANVRKKAEEEGVEIRLHNIIYKAMEEMELAMKGLLAPVFEEVVIGQAEVRQTFKVSKIGTIAGCMVTDGKLVKDCKVRLIRQGIVVYDGQLGSLKRFQNDAKEVTNGYECGLTIMNFNDIKEGDLIEAYADQEVPQN, from the coding sequence TTGGCTAAACAACAAAGAAGGAATAACTCAGGAAGACGGAATCACAGATCCAACAATTCCAATAATTCCTATACCCCGCGGCCGAAGATGGAAGCCGTAACCAGCATTACCTACGAGGAAGGAATTTCGGTTGGGGAATTAGCGCAGAAGATGAATCGCAATGCCAGCGATATCATCAAGCTGCTGTTTATGCTGGGCAAGATGGTGACGATCAACAGCTCCATGGATGATGAAACGATCGAGTTGGTCTGCATGGAATATGGCGTTGAAGTCAAAAAGGAAATCCCGGTTGATGAAGACAGCCTGGAAGATGAAGTGGAAGAGAATCCAGAGGATCTCGTTCAGCGTCCGGCGATTGTCACGATCATGGGTCATGTCGATCACGGCAAGACGACGCTGTTGGATACGATCCGGAAAACCCGTGTTGTTGAAGGGGAATTCGGCGGAATCACGCAGCACATCGGCGCTTACCAGGTCAGCGTGCAGGGTAAAAAGATCACATTCCTGGATACTCCGGGACATGAGGCGTTTACCGCCATGCGTGCGCGGGGAGCGAAGGTGACGGATATCTGTATCATCGTCGTGGCTGCGGATGACGGCGTCATGCCGCAGACCAAGGAAGCGGTTGACCATGCCAAAGCGGCAGATGTTCCAATTATCGTCGCTGTTAACAAGATGGATAAGCCGGCTGCTAATCCGGAGCGGGTCATGAATGAAATGTCAGATCTGGGCTTATTGCCGGAAGAATGGGGCGGAGATACGATTTTCGTCAAATGTTCGGCCAAGCAGGGCGAAGGGGTTCAGGATATTCTGGAAACAATTCAGGTCGTTGCGGAAATGCGCGAACTGAAAGCCAATCCGAAACGCAACGCGACCGGAACGGTCATCGAAGCGAAGTTGGATAAGGGCCGCGGACCGGTTGTCACGCTGTTAGTCCAAAACGGAACGCTGCATACCGGCGACTGCATCGTCGTCGGTGCCTGCTTCGGCAAGGTCAGAAAGATGACCGATGACCGCGGCCGTGAAATCAAGGAAGCCAAGCCATCGACCCCAGTCGAAATTATCGGCTTAAACGATGTACCGGTAGCCGGCGACATGTTCAAGGTCTTCGACAGTGAAAAACAAGCCCGGGCGATTGCCGAACGCCGTTCCCAGACCAAGATTGAACAGGAACGCAAGAGCAGCTCCGCGATGAGTCTGGATGATCTGGCCCGCCAGATTGAAGCCGGCGAGGTTCAGGAAATTCCGGTCATCGTCAAGGCTGACGTACAGGGCTCGGCGGAAGCCGTCAAGTCTTCGCTGGAGAAGCTGGATGTCAAGGGTGTCCGGGTTAATGTTATCCGTTCGACGGCCGGTACGATCAGCGAATCCGACGTTATGCTGGCAAGTGCTTCCAAAGCGATGATCTACGGCTTTAATGTCCGTCCGGATGCCAATGTCCGCAAAAAGGCGGAAGAAGAAGGCGTTGAAATTCGTCTGCACAACATCATCTACAAAGCCATGGAAGAAATGGAATTGGCGATGAAGGGTTTATTGGCGCCGGTATTTGAAGAAGTCGTCATCGGTCAGGCGGAAGTCCGTCAGACTTTCAAGGTTTCCAAGATCGGCACGATTGCCGGCTGTATGGTTACCGACGGCAAGCTGGTCAAAGACTGCAAGGTACGCTTAATCCGTCAGGGCATCGTCGTTTACGACGGTCAGCTGGGTTCGCTGAAGCGGTTCCAGAACGATGCCAAGGAAGTGACCAACGGTTATGAATGCGGCTTAACGATCATGAACTTTAACGACATTAAGGAAGGCGACTTAATTGAGGCCTATGCTGATCAGGAGGTTCCTCAGAATTAA
- a CDS encoding L7Ae/L30e/S12e/Gadd45 family ribosomal protein — MNNKVLGLLGIACRARKVVTGDSVLAAVRQNKAKLVLLCSDCGSNAQKKIQDKCRFYGVEWIVEGTAEELSAALGQPRRIAAAILDEGLARAIQDAVMK; from the coding sequence GTGAATAACAAGGTTTTAGGATTGCTGGGAATCGCCTGCCGGGCACGCAAAGTCGTCACCGGTGACAGCGTATTGGCGGCAGTCCGCCAAAACAAAGCGAAGCTGGTTCTTCTCTGCAGCGACTGCGGCAGCAACGCACAGAAGAAGATTCAGGATAAATGCCGTTTCTACGGCGTGGAATGGATAGTTGAAGGGACGGCTGAAGAACTGTCAGCCGCACTCGGCCAGCCCCGCAGGATCGCTGCGGCGATTCTCGATGAGGGACTGGCAAGGGCTATTCAGGATGCAGTGATGAAATGA
- the rnpM gene encoding RNase P modulator RnpM: MKKIPMRKCVATQEQCPKKELLRIVKTPQGTVEVDLTGKLNGRGAYLKRDAAALELAIKRQSLKRALECEIPEEVYARIREVLGE, encoded by the coding sequence ATGAAGAAAATACCGATGCGCAAATGCGTTGCAACGCAGGAACAGTGTCCGAAAAAGGAACTGCTGCGGATTGTGAAAACCCCGCAGGGCACGGTGGAAGTAGATTTGACCGGGAAGCTGAACGGGCGCGGCGCCTATCTGAAAAGAGATGCGGCAGCGCTGGAGCTGGCAATCAAGCGTCAAAGTCTGAAACGCGCTCTGGAATGCGAGATCCCGGAAGAAGTGTATGCCCGAATCCGTGAGGTTCTCGGTGAATAA
- the nusA gene encoding transcription termination factor NusA, which produces MNFKEFLKAMQTIEDDRKITKEIVIAALQEALAKAYRKHIDIPDVLVRVDINEGNGQIHVYQQYTVVDEVEDEELEVALAEVKDKGYQLGDLVDREVDISQIGRAAALLAKNVMKQKIREAEKQAVYDEYIDQLDEMVTGMIESVEEKFVVVNLGKTMALMPRAAQIPGERYIEGQSIRVVITECNKDTKGAQVLVSRSDAKLVKRLFEKEVPEIYQGVVEIKAIAREAGERTKMAVWSNNPDVDAIGACIGPRGNRVQVVIDELKGEKIDIFEWSDNISELIKNALAPAQILAVLPTEDKRSLLVIVEDNQLSLAIGKKGKNARLAVKLTGMRIDIKTAGEIEEQGIDWKTMMLQFAAEEQKRLAEQRMAKQLEEIEVVSEEAETEAEAEIETPEVSEAIEEVEETVAELQQAEAEPEVEVEAEPETVIEEAEIEAETIDESANEPEVKAEEVKPQAEQPKKEEPVRIKREVRERREYVSRFERLADPTQSATSHTEEKAPLRRRRNVREDDRKLRLKDLKKDKDYEFKPVYSEEELEEIRRQEELEAQNSWIEDDIDFDEFDEYYDEEK; this is translated from the coding sequence ATGAATTTCAAAGAATTTTTGAAGGCGATGCAGACGATCGAGGATGACCGCAAGATCACCAAGGAAATCGTCATCGCTGCGCTGCAGGAGGCTTTAGCCAAAGCCTATCGCAAACACATCGACATTCCCGACGTCTTGGTTCGGGTCGACATCAATGAAGGCAATGGACAAATCCACGTCTATCAGCAATATACTGTCGTTGACGAAGTGGAAGATGAAGAACTGGAAGTTGCTTTGGCAGAGGTCAAGGATAAGGGATATCAGCTGGGCGATTTAGTCGATCGTGAGGTCGACATCAGCCAGATCGGCCGTGCCGCGGCCTTGCTGGCGAAGAATGTGATGAAGCAGAAGATCCGTGAAGCGGAAAAACAGGCGGTTTATGATGAATACATCGATCAGCTGGACGAGATGGTCACCGGCATGATCGAATCCGTGGAAGAAAAGTTTGTTGTTGTTAACCTCGGCAAAACGATGGCGCTGATGCCGCGGGCAGCCCAGATTCCAGGCGAACGCTACATTGAAGGTCAGAGCATCCGCGTCGTCATCACTGAATGCAACAAGGATACCAAGGGCGCCCAAGTGCTGGTTTCGCGTTCGGACGCCAAGCTGGTCAAGCGCCTGTTTGAAAAAGAAGTCCCGGAAATTTATCAGGGTGTCGTCGAGATCAAGGCGATTGCCCGAGAAGCCGGCGAACGGACCAAAATGGCTGTCTGGTCCAACAATCCGGACGTTGACGCGATCGGCGCCTGCATCGGCCCGCGCGGAAACCGGGTTCAGGTTGTCATTGATGAGCTGAAGGGTGAAAAGATTGATATCTTTGAATGGAGCGACAACATCAGCGAGCTGATTAAAAACGCATTGGCTCCGGCTCAGATTCTGGCAGTGCTGCCAACCGAGGATAAGCGTTCTCTGTTAGTCATCGTTGAAGACAACCAATTGTCCCTGGCGATCGGCAAGAAGGGCAAAAACGCCCGCTTGGCGGTGAAGCTGACCGGCATGCGGATTGATATCAAGACCGCCGGTGAGATTGAAGAACAGGGCATCGACTGGAAGACGATGATGCTGCAGTTTGCGGCTGAGGAACAGAAGCGACTGGCTGAACAGCGGATGGCAAAGCAGCTGGAAGAAATCGAAGTTGTTAGTGAGGAAGCGGAAACCGAAGCTGAAGCTGAAATTGAAACTCCAGAAGTTTCTGAAGCCATTGAAGAAGTGGAAGAAACGGTCGCAGAGCTTCAACAGGCTGAAGCTGAGCCGGAAGTGGAAGTTGAAGCTGAACCGGAAACGGTGATTGAAGAAGCTGAGATTGAAGCGGAAACGATTGACGAGTCTGCGAACGAGCCGGAGGTCAAGGCCGAGGAAGTCAAGCCGCAGGCAGAACAGCCAAAGAAAGAAGAACCTGTCCGCATCAAGCGCGAAGTTCGCGAACGCCGCGAATATGTATCCCGCTTTGAACGGTTGGCCGATCCGACACAGTCTGCCACTTCCCATACGGAAGAAAAAGCCCCGCTGCGCCGGCGCCGGAATGTGCGTGAGGATGACCGCAAGCTGCGTTTAAAAGATCTGAAGAAGGATAAGGATTACGAATTCAAGCCAGTCTATTCGGAGGAAGAGCTGGAAGAAATTCGCCGTCAGGAAGAACTGGAAGCGCAAAACAGCTGGATTGAAGACGATATTGATTTCGATGAATTCGACGAATACTACGACGAAGAGAAATAA
- the rimP gene encoding ribosome maturation factor RimP, translating to MEQLENIKTLILPVLDSLGIQLYDLKWVNEKKSRILQIAVMRADGSMDIDTCALVSEKISEALDAHDDWISFEYFLEVCSPGAERELRNEEEIRGALGKHVFVRLKSPVKSMMEITGDLLEMNETTLTLSYRDKAVTRKAQVELDQIEKIRLAVKL from the coding sequence ATGGAACAGTTGGAAAACATCAAGACGTTGATTCTGCCTGTCCTGGACTCCCTTGGCATTCAGCTTTACGATCTGAAATGGGTGAATGAGAAAAAATCCCGGATTCTTCAGATCGCAGTGATGAGAGCTGACGGATCTATGGACATTGATACCTGCGCTTTAGTCTCAGAGAAGATTTCTGAAGCTTTGGATGCCCATGACGATTGGATCAGCTTTGAATACTTCCTGGAGGTATGCTCACCGGGAGCCGAGCGTGAACTGCGCAATGAGGAAGAAATCCGAGGCGCTCTGGGCAAGCATGTCTTTGTCCGGTTAAAAAGTCCAGTGAAGTCGATGATGGAGATCACCGGCGATCTGCTGGAAATGAATGAAACCACCCTGACCCTTAGCTATCGCGATAAAGCCGTAACCCGCAAGGCTCAGGTGGAACTGGATCAAATTGAAAAGATCCGCCTGGCTGTAAAACTGTAA